One region of Polynucleobacter sp. Adler-ghost genomic DNA includes:
- the gap gene encoding type I glyceraldehyde-3-phosphate dehydrogenase yields the protein MTIRVAINGYGRIGRMVLRALYEDQVNGKPRRDIKIVAINAMGDIDINAHLTQYDSAHGRFPAEVKVDGDCMVVNGDSIKMFSTRNPLETPWGELGVDLVLECSGKFTSKEKAMVHISQGAKKVLISAPGEKDVDATIVYGVNQQVLKSSDVVVSNASCTTNCLAPLVKPLLEKIGIESGLMTTIHAFTNDQVLTDVYHKDMRRARSAVTSMIPTKTGAAKAVGLVLPALAGRFDGFAMRVPVINVSVVDLTFAASRATSVDEVNSILKTASEGELKGILGFNTLPLVSIDFNHDPRPSIYDASQTRVSADGKLVKVLAWYDNEWGYSVQMLNAAEALMAVK from the coding sequence ATGACAATTCGTGTCGCAATTAATGGTTATGGTCGTATTGGTCGTATGGTCTTACGTGCTTTGTATGAAGATCAAGTCAATGGCAAGCCTAGACGTGATATCAAAATCGTTGCAATTAATGCGATGGGTGATATCGACATCAATGCGCACCTGACTCAGTATGATTCTGCGCATGGTCGTTTTCCTGCTGAAGTAAAGGTAGATGGCGATTGCATGGTGGTCAATGGCGATAGCATCAAAATGTTCTCTACTCGTAATCCTTTGGAAACTCCTTGGGGTGAGTTGGGTGTGGATTTAGTGCTTGAGTGCTCGGGCAAATTCACTTCCAAAGAAAAAGCCATGGTGCATATTTCTCAGGGTGCGAAGAAGGTATTGATCTCTGCCCCAGGTGAAAAAGATGTTGATGCCACTATTGTTTATGGTGTGAATCAACAAGTTCTCAAGTCAAGCGATGTTGTAGTTTCTAATGCGAGCTGCACAACCAACTGTTTAGCCCCATTGGTTAAGCCATTACTAGAAAAAATTGGGATCGAATCTGGTTTGATGACCACGATTCATGCGTTTACTAATGACCAGGTTCTAACCGATGTGTACCACAAGGATATGCGCCGTGCGCGTTCTGCTGTGACCAGCATGATTCCAACCAAGACAGGTGCAGCAAAAGCAGTTGGCTTGGTATTGCCAGCTTTAGCAGGACGCTTTGACGGTTTTGCAATGCGCGTACCCGTCATTAACGTTTCGGTTGTGGATTTAACCTTTGCCGCCAGCCGAGCTACTAGCGTGGATGAAGTGAACTCCATCCTCAAAACAGCCAGTGAGGGTGAGTTGAAGGGTATTTTGGGTTTCAATACCCTGCCTTTGGTGTCAATCGACTTCAACCACGATCCTCGCCCTAGTATTTACGATGCTTCCCAAACTCGCGTTTCAGCCGATGGTAAGTTGGTCAAAGTATTGGCTTGGTATGACAATGAGTGGGGTTATTCAGTCCAAATGCTCAATGCTGCTGAGGCATTGATGGCTGTAAAGTAA